A segment of the Lycium ferocissimum isolate CSIRO_LF1 chromosome 10, AGI_CSIRO_Lferr_CH_V1, whole genome shotgun sequence genome:
ttggggtggtctttaatttttacgcttaaaaatggtggtctttaaaaaaaaaaataagtgttcAGCGAAATTTACATGGCACGAGCGAGTTTTACGCAAAGTCTGCTGTGCGGCCCAATTTGCCTTAAGACAAAATTTCGCTAGGtagatttgcaaaattttcgaaCCCACAATTTTAGGGTGTTAGGCGAGGgctaaaatttaaagaccaccaatttgaagggcaaaaattaaagaccaccccaactgaagggcaatccgtgcaaaaaaaaaaaaaaggattgtTTTAAAAGGGCAaagaatgcccttattttggggtggtctttaagttttgtccctcaaattggtgatctttaatttttgaccttcgcctaataccatgaggtttggggtttgaacccagctcagtaaaaaaaaaaaaaaaaaatcgcaagatagAGTTTTATAGCAAacttaggcctattcgggccaaAGTTAGGCCTGCAAGCAGAATTTTGCCTACTTCAGGCggagtttcaaactctaccttaaggtagagttttggaCAAAACTCTActttaaggcagaattttccTGAACCATAATGAATGAAGGTGTAAAAGGGGACAATGTAGatcatttttgcatattttcaCAAATCGTTTTAGAAAGCATACTTTCACCAGATCATTTTTCAATACACTAGGGCTGTTCacgaaccaaaccgaaaatttaatcaaaatgaataaaaaaaccgatatttggtttggtttggtttgatttggttttaaattttaaaaaccgataatatttggtttggttatggttctattaaaaaataaccgaataaataaccgaaccaaaccgataaattatatacataaattttataattatttatatgtataatattagtttttcataaataattataaatattttataccttttaatcgttaatttgatttttggtctacttatttcatATGATTGTTTAAGAcccatgtttttaagaatatgtccaagcccatgtctttaagtcttttaactatttaagtgttaagtgtaaacctacaaacagaagctcacgttagggtctaatgtctttaacttaaatttttagcctttctttgtcagccatttgattttaggttgtttcttcttttttattttttttatttttttttaaatttataccgttcttttttcttgtctgaatgagttctaaacttctaatatttttcatatgaaaaggacagaggttgtagatttggaggttAGAAGATACTTTAGTAACATCAACATTTGCTCAAGCACATGGTaatgccctaatacttcttctgtgggtaatcctcctaaaaagcAGAAAAGAACAACTCCTTGTAGTCGAGATCCTAGCCttggggataatgatagaaaaacatctgaagtttgggatcattacacaaagtttttttaataaaatgggagaattgaaGGCAAGATGCAAGTACTAccccaaagtttgggatcatcagacaaagtttttttatttcacatattttcattttacttttaggtagtctttatgtttaattaatgtgtatgtttgtaacaacaactaaaagctcctatgctctattttatttccaggtatgtgttttaagatgacaaaaatggtgcagccactactaagttagtttttagctctatatgtaatagtttagcaacgttgggtaacttgagtactacactatcactaatagtgaaaatgtttttatgatgtatgttccaccttaaactataaataaaagttatcgtttgaatttaaaaaaaaaaagacatgtctttttcaactttttaatgtttctTGATAGCTCTCATGGCTGCTAGtcataaaccgaaaaatcgaactaaaccgaaccaaaccgacaataaccaaaccggtggttattattttatttggtttggttatggttttagacatttaaaaaccgactaaattggtttggttatgattttaattaataaccgacccaaaccgaaccatgaacaccccttgCATACACTAAGTGCTCTCAAAGATCATGATCACAATGATTAATGTTGGAAAATCAGATTTGAAGAACACggaaaatgaaggtaaaattctgccttaaggcagagttttgcccgCGAAATTCTGCCTTAGGGTAGAGTTTTGAAAGCAAAATTCTACCTTGAATTCAAGTTCTACTTGGCGAAATCTGGGCGGGAGTTCGAACTTGGAACCTAGGAATTTTAGgcgaaggcaaaaattaaagaccagtgcatttaAAGGGCACtctgcacacaaaaaaaaatggttttaaaaTGGATTCGATTAAAGcgattaaaatttaatttattattaaattattttgtgtCCAACCCATAATCTTGGCAAATTAGACGGTTCACTAATGTTTGAGCCACATTTGACAACCCtaattaaaagagaaaagaagaaaacttaaatatactcactccggtccaaaataattgaggttttagtCTCTAAAAactggtccaaaataattgatgtttcacaaaatcaagaaaatatttagttttcttttccaaactTGCCCTTGACACATTCACGTATTCCCATAATAATTATGTCAAcctaaaaggaaaagaaaatcataattaagggtattttagtcaaAACCCCTCTTAGTTTTAGGAGTTAGTGAATTCCTTAATTCATGTGTCCAAACTTAAAACTTCAATTATCTTAGAGCGGAAGGagtattaattaaattaaaagatgattCTTAAAGTGCCTATTAAGGGGAGTTGTGTCTATGAAGAATATTTATCCTCTTAACAGATTCCTACAGATTTTATAAATACCTGCCTTTTGCCTCATAAACATATACAGTACAACTTATCAGATTTGCCTAATAAATTACTTCTCTTCTCAAAATATTCACATCCTTGTTCTCgtaagaaattcaatttattgTTGCCTTTGTAAATTATTGAAAAGTTCTGCCACAAAACTCATGTTATAACATAAGGGGTTTAAATCCTTTTAGGACAAGCATTACTCTATCAAAACCCGGCTTTTTTTAATTACCAAAAGTctattttccccaaaatttaaTCTATTAGTGCACTCTATGTTACATACAATTTCTAATATTCATACAATCATATTCTATGTTActcagatttttaaaaaatatcaacatgtgTGTGTCAAGTCCtctaaaaataacattttgaaaatcaaacacaGATGACGATAAAATTTTTAAGAATTCGATCAATATAGACAACACCTAGTTTAGTACTCCTTCATGTGCTGACTTAATTTGACATAGTCAACTGAATCACGTATTGCCATTTGCTTAATGTCATTTAATGCACTTGACAAATGATAACTGGTCATAGTTCTCAAATATGACCAATGTGAATATGTTCTCAGCTCATATGattatattgttgatgtttacTAGCTTTATCCTAAAATCAGTACTTATAATAAACTTATTTAATTCTAACTTTGATAGTTCTAGTAGTGTTTGAATTTAACTTATTATATACATTTAGTATAAAAGCGGATACTCAACACcaattgaaaaaacaaaaagaaaatagtgcAAAATAAATTAGACGGTAAAGTCCTTATTGGACTAGCTATTTCAGCACAAACGTGTCTTATTTGGAATTGCTATTTCAGCACAAACATGTCTTATTTGGAATTGCTATTTCAGCACATACTACATTTACACAAAAACAAACAAGAGACAAAAATTACACTTCAAGATCATATCAAACTTTGACAATCTCTCTGTCTCTTTGGGACATAAacacaacacaagaacatgtataaattatattaaagcaCTCTTGGTGAAAATTCACTTAACTAATTAACCCTCCTGCAATTTGTCCTAATCTCTCCATTAGTACCAGTTAACGGACTAATATTTCCCAATTTAATCATCGAGCTAGCAAAATCAGTAAAGAACTGAGTCTGGCTACTCGCGTAACGATTCACTATGGCAATTGTATCAGATCCAGGTGAAGAAAACAATTCTTGATCAGTTTGAAGTAGCCCTTCTTGGTTTTGAAGATTTGTGAAATAGTTATTATCAAAATTATCAGGAGTTGATCGATCAAGATTTGTAAAAGTAGCACCATTATTTCCACCTTGTGGGCAAATTCCTTGTAGTGTTGGTAAAAAAGTTGAGTTTATGGTAGGATCAGGGCTACCACTGCTACTGAAGTTGAAAAGTCTTTGCTCAAATGTGCCACATCTTGCTCTTCCAAATGTATGTGCACCTACACAATACAAAATGAATATTTACACCATCAGATCACTTAAAAGGTGATTAGTTATGATAAACTCCATATACAGTCGAACTTTTTCATAATATATTTCACTATAACGGTCGAGTTTCTTTTTGAaactgattttttatgttatgtgatattataTGTACTCCTTAACAATATTTTgctaaaacaattaaaaaaattctagaTAAACGATGTTGTTATAAAGAGGTTTAACTGTAATAAACATTGATTGGTAAGTTTGGATAAATGGTAACTTgctataaaatattaaattatactAATGATACAaagtgtatataacttaaatccatataaaaatatattgctAATGCTAAATCAATCAATTATGTTTCAATCTCAAATTAACCTAAGGACTAGTTCTATGAACCATTTATATCACTTCCGTTCAAACTCTAGTAGTCGTCATAGTTAGATTAGTTATCTACAAGAAAAACTGAAACTAACTGTGAACTTCATCAGTAATCTGTTCTAAATTACTCGtaactaataattttttttgataatctgTCGCTAATTCGtcgctaaataggattagcAAACGGCAAAGGTTTTCCACCCTTATCCAGAGGTCCCGATTTGAACTCTGAGGGTGTAATCCGGTGAAAGAGCGCTCATAATGAACTTTCTAGAGCGTGAATTCGGATTGGCCGGGCTAGTAGATCCGGACTTCGGATtcttaaagggaaaaaaatgatATTCTCTCTTTCTCATTTAATTAGTACCTGATAGAGCAACAATATCAGTAGAATCCATATCCTTGTTACCGAATTGTTGTCTCATTTGGTCAAGGCTTTCAAATGGACTTGGGATATCAGTAAGAGCTCCACTTCTGTTTGCTGTTAAGCTATCCCTTCTACCTAAAAGAACTTGCCATGATGGACCTCCAACCTGAAAATTTAATTAGATTTAATTTAGAATcctcaatttatttatttattggaagtgtaatgataatttataaatatttaatgaatttcttaaGATAAATATAGGCTTTAGAATACAGTAAGTGGATTCAAATGAACTGGTAATTTGTATTCTATCGTTGCCCTGCTAAGGATTGCGGTGAAATGGATAAGATCCCTCCACCCTTAATCAGATGTCTTGGGTTCGAGCTCTATAATGAAAAAAAGTTCCTTGACTAGAGAGCTTGTTTCCCTTTAATAGGTCATAGATCCAGGATTTTTAGTTCGCTGGATCTGGACCACAATCTTTTTTGCTTATTGTGTTCTCAAtagattatttatacatattaaataaatttttcaatACAAAGTAATTACAGGATTTGGGACAAAGCTAATAAATTATGTCGAATTCGTAACGATAGCGATCGCTTCGCCTCTGGTCGAGACACCAaatcaaatatgtataaataatcgATCCGTATTAGTGCAGACACCAAAACGGATACCAAACACTAGACAagagacaaaaagaaaattagagaatgtAACATTTGTGAGTACTTACCAAGGCAACTCCAATTTCAGATGCAAGGGCTAAAATATCAGCACATGATACAACACCAGGGCAAACATTTTCTAATGCAGTTTTAATATCATCCACAATATCAAATCCTCCAGCACCTACATTTGCAGGTGCAGCTTTCTCACTTTCAATCCCAGTTGCATTATCTAGCAAAAGGGATCCATCACAACCCTATACAAAATTAAATACCATCAATTATTTGAGTTAGGATGCATTGACaatgtaaaatatatttatacaaATAGGTTATTATATGGTAAGAATTACAGGTTAAAGCTCTATGATAAACAAAAAATTTGTGATTTCCTAATGGATTTAAGTTATACACACCAATAgcgtaaatattttttatactaTTAGTGTGTGAAACTTAAACTccagtaaaataatttatttttgtgaACTGACACTGAGAATGCAAAGAATTTTGTTATTATCAAGGTTAGACCTATAGGATGCAATAACAAGTAACTCTACATATCATGCTTGATATGATAACTTGGAAAATAGAGTAGTAACCTGATTTAACCGGTTAAATTGTACTAGCAGTATAAAAATTCTTTACACTACCAATACATATGACTTAAGTCCTTAGTTAAAGTGGTGACTAATCTACATGTTAAACAATACTACGTatgtaaaaatattttacaccatcaatttatataacttaaatacgTAAGTTAATGCAGTAAGACACATAAACATGCATGAAAACATAAGTTAGAAAGAAACAATACTAAGAAAACGCGAACTTCTAACGGAATCCATCAAAAATTGGATTGTCCAAAACGTTCTCAATCAACTTGCGTTCTGAGGGAAAGGTTTGTTAGAAATTcacattttttaaataatgatatACAGTGAATCATTACGTTAACGAAGCAATCGTGGAAATGAAGGCGAATAATTTTGGCACCAGCTCGAACATCAGTACTTTGAGTTTGCACCATGACACCACGTACAATATCTGTAACATTAGGACAAGTGGTAGCATAAAATGTAGCACTCAATTGagcatttgatgatccaaaAACTGAGACCAAGAAGAGAACTACAACAATAAATCTTAAAAAAGACATAATTGTTGAGTAATgacaacttttttttaatttcttgttttcAAGAATACGCAAGAAATTAAGTTGCTATATTTTAGATGTTCATTTTAGGTTGTTATTTATAGAATATAGAAGTATAGTACTATCATTATCAAAGTAATTATTATAAAGATAATAGGGAGACAACGGCACATATTAGCCACCAAGTATGACTATTCTAAGAAAACGAGTGAAGaaaattattgattttcttttcaagTTAGTTAAGAATTTTCAAGTTTTGCATTTAATTAAAATCTACTAGTATAAGGTTGGGCCATATGGTAGACAAGTCCAAAGAATTTAATTGGCACCAACTTGTGATTTGCATGGACCAAAGACTTGTGAAGTGGGATTTAATTATGTACAAGTAGAGAGTGGACtaataaattcttgatttaGAGGGATTGATgtgttttcaagaaaaaattgttcACGTTGTTGTGCATGCATATTACATTGTCGGTAGAAATAATTTTGAAATGTCAATATCACTTACTCTATGATAATTAGTGCAGCTACGCGAAGCAGTTTGAATGATGCATCTTAGATGATGGAAGATTAGTGGTCGAAAACATCACTAGTTTAGGCTCTGACACAAATAACATAGGACACGTAGAGTTTTATGTGAATCAACAATTGATTAACGATCATCTTGGTAGAGTGATTCTGATGGCGAAGTTGTACCATGAGGAGAGTATGAAAAGAACGTAAATGTAACCTCCAAAGCAGTGGAAGGAACCAATATTTAGAGGCATATGTAAAAATCTTCCTAAAATTTAACTTCATATGACTTAAGGTGCAATTAGTCAAACTTAGTTTGATTAAAacagtatgattaagacaagataAATTCGTTTTATTTTACCATCTCAATTAGGTATACTCACTTTAAGTGAAACAAGTCAAATTTAGGTTGATTACACGATCTCattatgattaagacaagataAATTCTTTTTGATTTTACCATATATCAAAATAGGTATTATTAAGTAAGGGACTTATGTTGACTCCAAAGTAAGTAAAAACTCAAATTTCGAAATGGAATTTTCTGACAGAATCcatcaaaaattgatttttgtcAGAAATATTCTGTCGAAAATCTCATATTTCTAACGGCATTGGATAAGAGCGTCCCTAATAATTTCAAGCTTTTTCAAGtaatgtttacttgtcttacaTAATAATGAATTAGTTAAAGAACGAACATCATGACATCACAATCAAAGAAACACGTACTAAGAAATATATTTAAGAAAGGCCA
Coding sequences within it:
- the LOC132032752 gene encoding lignin-forming anionic peroxidase-like, whose translation is MSFLRFIVVVLFLVSVFGSSNAQLSATFYATTCPNVTDIVRGVMVQTQSTDVRAGAKIIRLHFHDCFVNGCDGSLLLDNATGIESEKAAPANVGAGGFDIVDDIKTALENVCPGVVSCADILALASEIGVALVGGPSWQVLLGRRDSLTANRSGALTDIPSPFESLDQMRQQFGNKDMDSTDIVALSGAHTFGRARCGTFEQRLFNFSSSGSPDPTINSTFLPTLQGICPQGGNNGATFTNLDRSTPDNFDNNYFTNLQNQEGLLQTDQELFSSPGSDTIAIVNRYASSQTQFFTDFASSMIKLGNISPLTGTNGEIRTNCRRVN